Proteins encoded together in one Geothermobacter hydrogeniphilus window:
- a CDS encoding TrpB-like pyridoxal phosphate-dependent enzyme → MSEVTKILLPEDRIPTSWYNVIPDLPGPMAPVIHPGTLQPVTPDDLLPLFPMGLIEQEVSSERWIKIPEQVLDIYRLWRPSPLFRARRLEKVLGTPAKIYYKYEGVSPAGSHKPNTAVPQAYYNKLAGTKRIASETGAGQWGSSIALACQMFGLECTVYMVKVSFNQKPYRKSMMQLWGANVIPSPSDQTDAGRAILEQHPDSNGSLGIAISEAVEDAVTHENTRYALGSVLNHVCLHQSVIGLEAKEQLALVGDYPDVVIGCHGGGSNFAGLAFPFVADKAAGKEVRLLAAEPQSCPTLTKGVYEFDYGDTAKMAPISRMYTLGHDFMPPGIHAGGLRYHGAAPLVSQLLDAGVIEAQAFGQTGCFEAAVQFTRAEGIIPAPESSHAIRAAVVEALKAKEEGRERTILFNLSGHGHVDMAAYDAYFSGALEDYSYPAEAIRESLAALPKIG, encoded by the coding sequence ATGTCTGAGGTAACCAAGATTCTTCTTCCGGAAGACCGTATTCCGACCAGCTGGTACAATGTCATTCCCGATCTGCCGGGCCCGATGGCACCGGTGATTCATCCCGGCACCCTGCAGCCGGTGACCCCGGACGATCTGCTGCCGCTGTTTCCCATGGGACTGATCGAACAGGAAGTTTCCAGCGAGCGCTGGATCAAGATCCCCGAACAGGTTCTGGACATCTACCGTCTCTGGCGTCCTTCGCCGCTGTTCCGCGCCCGGCGTTTGGAAAAGGTTCTCGGTACCCCGGCGAAGATTTACTACAAGTACGAAGGGGTTTCCCCGGCCGGCAGTCATAAGCCGAATACCGCCGTTCCCCAGGCCTATTACAACAAGCTGGCCGGGACCAAAAGGATTGCCAGCGAGACCGGCGCCGGGCAGTGGGGGTCGTCGATCGCCCTGGCCTGCCAGATGTTCGGCCTGGAATGCACCGTCTACATGGTCAAGGTCTCCTTCAACCAGAAACCCTACCGCAAGAGCATGATGCAGCTCTGGGGAGCCAATGTCATTCCCTCGCCCTCGGACCAGACCGATGCCGGCCGGGCGATTCTCGAACAGCATCCCGACAGCAACGGTTCGCTGGGAATCGCCATCAGCGAGGCGGTGGAGGATGCGGTGACCCACGAGAACACCCGCTATGCCCTCGGCAGCGTCCTCAACCATGTCTGTCTGCATCAGTCGGTGATCGGCCTGGAAGCCAAGGAACAGCTGGCGCTGGTCGGCGACTATCCCGATGTTGTCATCGGCTGCCATGGCGGCGGGTCCAATTTCGCCGGGCTTGCTTTTCCGTTTGTGGCCGACAAGGCGGCCGGCAAGGAGGTACGTCTGCTGGCGGCCGAGCCCCAGTCCTGCCCGACCCTGACCAAGGGGGTCTACGAATTCGATTACGGCGACACCGCCAAGATGGCGCCGATTTCCCGGATGTACACCCTCGGCCACGATTTCATGCCGCCGGGGATCCATGCCGGCGGGCTGCGTTACCACGGTGCCGCTCCGCTGGTGTCGCAACTGCTGGACGCCGGCGTGATCGAGGCACAGGCGTTTGGTCAGACCGGTTGTTTCGAGGCCGCGGTGCAGTTCACCCGCGCCGAGGGCATCATTCCGGCGCCGGAGTCATCACACGCCATCCGGGCCGCTGTCGTCGAGGCCCTCAAGGCGAAAGAGGAGGGCAGGGAACGGACCATCCTGTTCAACCTCTCCGGTCACGGCCATGTTGATATGGCCGCCTACGACGCCTACTTCTCCGGCGCACTGGAGGATTACTCCTATCCGGCCGAGGCGATCAGGGAATCGCTCGCGGCGCTGCCGAAGATCGGTTAG
- the trpC gene encoding indole-3-glycerol phosphate synthase TrpC, protein MSILDKILCHKQQEVADAVARMPLSEYRARCRDLEPTRGFAAALSSRSETGTAIIAEVKKGSPSRGIIRADFDPVRIAGDYRDGGATCLSVLTDREFFYGDLAYLQQVRDQVSLPLLRKDFMIDRYQLFEARAAGADAVLLIAAALESAQLEDFAAEAAELGLDVLLEVHDETEIAKSFRVAAPLFGINNRNLKTFTTDLATTERLLPLLPPEALPVAESGLHTRADIERLQRAGARAFLIGESLMRETDIPAKLAELQGGSHV, encoded by the coding sequence ATGTCGATTCTGGACAAAATTCTGTGTCATAAACAGCAGGAGGTCGCCGATGCGGTTGCCCGGATGCCGCTCTCCGAGTACCGGGCCCGCTGTCGCGATCTCGAACCGACGCGCGGCTTTGCCGCCGCTCTTTCGTCCCGCAGTGAAACTGGCACCGCCATTATCGCCGAGGTGAAGAAGGGGTCTCCCTCGCGGGGAATCATCCGCGCCGATTTCGATCCCGTCAGGATCGCCGGTGACTACCGGGACGGTGGTGCGACCTGCCTGTCGGTGTTGACCGACCGGGAGTTCTTCTACGGTGATCTTGCTTACCTGCAACAGGTCCGGGATCAGGTTTCGCTGCCGTTGCTGCGCAAGGATTTTATGATTGACCGCTATCAGCTTTTTGAGGCGCGGGCGGCCGGTGCCGATGCCGTTCTGCTGATAGCCGCCGCCCTTGAGTCGGCCCAGCTGGAGGATTTTGCCGCCGAAGCGGCTGAACTCGGCCTTGATGTGCTGCTCGAAGTGCATGATGAGACTGAAATTGCAAAAAGTTTCCGGGTTGCCGCGCCGCTGTTCGGGATCAACAACCGCAACCTGAAAACCTTTACCACGGATCTGGCGACCACTGAGCGGCTGCTGCCGCTGCTGCCGCCGGAGGCGCTGCCGGTTGCCGAGAGCGGACTGCACACGCGGGCGGATATCGAGCGCCTGCAGCGGGCCGGGGCGCGCGCGTTTCTGATCGGTGAGAGCCTGATGCGTGAAACTGATATTCCGGCCAAGCTGGCCGAACTCCAGGGAGGTAGTCATGTCTGA
- the trpD gene encoding anthranilate phosphoribosyltransferase translates to MIKQAIAKLVEGQNLSEAEMIEVMNQVMGGEATPAQIGALITALRIKGETVEEIRGAARVMRDHATPIRVGRTLDIDRDEINLDRESILDTCGTGGSGTRSFNISTTVAFVVAACGVKVAKHGNRSISSACGSADVLEALGVNLDVTPDQVAAAIEQVGVGFLFAPALHGAMKHAIGPRREIGIRTIFNILGPLTNPAGADCQVLGVFREDLVASLAEVLCGLGCRRGFVVHGSDGMDEITLTGPTRVAAIADGKVEMGLIDPRSFGLETCSLSDLQGGDAACNAAIVRAVLAGETGPKRDVVLLNAAYALVAAGAAENPLTGLSRAATAIDEGRALACLDALVELTNRV, encoded by the coding sequence ATGATCAAACAGGCGATCGCCAAACTGGTCGAAGGACAGAACCTGAGTGAAGCGGAAATGATCGAGGTGATGAACCAGGTCATGGGCGGGGAGGCGACCCCGGCCCAGATCGGCGCGCTGATCACCGCCCTGCGCATCAAGGGCGAGACAGTCGAAGAAATCCGCGGTGCCGCGCGGGTGATGCGGGATCACGCCACCCCGATCCGGGTCGGCCGGACCCTGGATATCGATCGCGACGAGATCAATCTTGACCGGGAGTCGATTCTCGATACCTGCGGCACCGGCGGCAGCGGTACGCGCAGCTTCAACATTTCGACCACGGTCGCCTTTGTCGTCGCCGCCTGTGGCGTCAAGGTCGCCAAACACGGTAATCGCAGCATCTCATCGGCCTGCGGCAGTGCCGACGTGCTTGAGGCTCTCGGCGTCAATCTTGATGTCACCCCGGATCAGGTTGCCGCCGCCATCGAACAGGTCGGTGTCGGTTTCCTCTTCGCTCCGGCCCTGCACGGAGCGATGAAACATGCTATCGGCCCGCGCCGCGAGATCGGCATCCGGACTATTTTCAATATTCTCGGACCCTTGACCAATCCGGCGGGTGCCGATTGCCAGGTCCTCGGGGTTTTTCGCGAAGATCTGGTCGCGTCGTTGGCGGAAGTCCTTTGCGGACTGGGCTGTCGACGCGGGTTCGTTGTCCATGGCAGTGACGGTATGGATGAGATCACTCTGACCGGGCCGACCCGGGTGGCCGCGATTGCCGACGGCAAGGTGGAGATGGGACTCATCGATCCACGCAGTTTCGGCCTGGAAACCTGTTCGTTGAGTGACCTGCAGGGTGGCGATGCCGCATGTAATGCGGCCATTGTCCGCGCTGTTCTTGCCGGTGAAACAGGCCCGAAACGGGATGTGGTGCTGCTCAATGCCGCTTATGCCCTGGTGGCCGCAGGCGCTGCCGAGAATCCCCTGACGGGGCTGTCCCGGGCCGCGACTGCTATTGACGAGGGACGGGCTCTTGCCTGTCTGGATGCCCTGGTCGAACTGACCAACCGGGTCTGA
- a CDS encoding anthranilate synthase component II has product MLLMIDNYDSFTYNLVQYFGELGAEVEVHRNDRISIADIERLAPDHLVISPGPCTPNEAGISVAAVQQLAGRIPLLGVCLGHQSIGQAFGGKVVAAASLMHGKTSPVEHDGRGLFAGLDNPFVATRYHSLIVERESLPDCLEVTAWTADGTIMGLRHRQLPVWGVQFHPESILTSAGKQLLRNFLNFTPGALASEKGAA; this is encoded by the coding sequence ATGTTGTTGATGATCGACAACTACGATTCGTTCACCTATAACCTGGTTCAGTATTTCGGTGAACTCGGCGCCGAGGTCGAGGTCCATCGCAATGACCGGATCAGTATTGCCGACATCGAACGGCTGGCTCCGGATCACCTGGTCATCTCCCCCGGCCCCTGTACTCCCAACGAAGCGGGAATTTCGGTGGCCGCGGTGCAGCAACTGGCCGGCCGGATTCCACTGCTCGGCGTCTGTCTCGGACATCAATCGATCGGTCAGGCGTTCGGCGGCAAAGTGGTTGCCGCCGCCTCGCTGATGCATGGCAAGACCAGTCCCGTCGAACATGACGGACGCGGGCTGTTTGCCGGCCTCGACAACCCTTTTGTCGCCACTCGCTATCATTCGCTGATTGTCGAGCGGGAAAGCCTGCCCGACTGCCTTGAGGTCACCGCCTGGACCGCGGACGGTACCATCATGGGCCTGCGACATCGACAGCTGCCGGTCTGGGGTGTCCAGTTCCATCCGGAATCGATTCTGACCAGCGCCGGCAAGCAGCTGTTGCGCAACTTCCTCAACTTCACCCCCGGAGCCCTGGCTTCGGAAAAGGGGGCGGCATGA
- the trpE gene encoding anthranilate synthase component I, whose amino-acid sequence MFYPTCEEFQALSATGNLIPVYREILADMETPVSAFRKIDDGQTAFLLESIEGGEKWARYSFLGSGPGRVFRSRDHYFEVCSGDRVLRSGESDDPLAELQRLMAEYRAVELPGLPRFCGGAVGYLGYDMVRFVETLPDHNPRRIDAWDSCFLLTERLLIFDNVRQKIKVVCNVHLQADEDPELAYRRGVASVEEMIAQLRRPIDRRGMNVPVIADGELQPNFTPDQFKQAVVRCKEYVRAGDIFQVVLSQRFSGELGADPFDVYRALRTLNPSPYMFFLRFGETQVIGASPEVLVRKEGSRVEVRPIAGTRPRGATREEDLALEADLLADAKECAEHIMLVDLGRNDLGRVCRTGTVEVSELKVIERYSHVMHIVSNVRGEVDADKDCFDVFRATFPAGTLSGAPKIRAMEIIDELEPARREIYGGAVGYFSFSGNMDTAIAIRTLVAHDGRIHLQAGAGIVADSDPQMEYQETLNKAMGVFKAIAMAREGLD is encoded by the coding sequence ATGTTTTATCCTACCTGTGAAGAATTCCAGGCCTTGTCAGCAACCGGCAACCTGATTCCGGTTTACCGCGAAATCCTGGCGGATATGGAAACTCCGGTGTCCGCGTTTCGCAAGATCGACGACGGGCAGACCGCTTTTCTGCTCGAAAGTATCGAGGGCGGCGAAAAGTGGGCGCGGTATTCCTTTCTCGGCAGCGGTCCGGGGCGGGTGTTCCGCAGCCGGGACCACTATTTTGAGGTCTGCTCCGGAGACCGGGTGCTGCGCAGTGGCGAAAGTGACGATCCGCTGGCTGAACTGCAGCGCCTGATGGCTGAGTACCGGGCGGTGGAACTGCCGGGACTGCCCCGTTTCTGCGGTGGTGCCGTCGGCTACCTCGGTTACGACATGGTTCGTTTCGTCGAGACTCTTCCCGATCACAATCCGCGCCGGATCGATGCCTGGGACAGTTGCTTCCTGCTCACCGAGCGGTTGTTGATCTTCGATAATGTGCGGCAGAAGATCAAAGTCGTCTGCAACGTCCATCTGCAGGCGGACGAAGACCCTGAACTCGCCTACAGAAGGGGCGTGGCCAGCGTCGAGGAGATGATCGCTCAACTCCGTCGGCCGATTGATCGCCGCGGTATGAACGTCCCGGTCATCGCTGATGGGGAGTTGCAGCCCAACTTCACCCCCGACCAGTTCAAACAGGCGGTTGTCCGTTGCAAGGAATACGTCCGGGCCGGTGATATTTTCCAGGTGGTGCTTTCGCAGCGATTTTCCGGTGAACTCGGTGCCGACCCCTTTGATGTCTACCGTGCCCTGCGGACGCTGAACCCGTCGCCCTACATGTTTTTTCTCCGTTTCGGCGAAACCCAGGTGATCGGTGCCTCGCCCGAGGTTCTGGTGCGCAAGGAGGGGAGTCGGGTCGAGGTGCGTCCGATTGCCGGTACCCGGCCGCGGGGAGCGACGCGCGAGGAGGATCTGGCGCTGGAGGCGGATCTTCTGGCCGATGCCAAGGAGTGTGCTGAACACATCATGCTGGTCGATCTGGGCCGCAACGACCTCGGGCGGGTCTGCCGCACCGGAACGGTTGAGGTCAGTGAGCTGAAGGTCATCGAGCGCTATTCCCATGTCATGCACATCGTGTCCAATGTGCGCGGCGAAGTCGATGCCGACAAGGATTGTTTCGATGTCTTCCGCGCCACCTTTCCCGCCGGCACGCTCTCCGGTGCGCCCAAGATCCGCGCCATGGAAATTATTGATGAGCTGGAACCGGCACGCCGCGAGATCTACGGCGGGGCCGTCGGTTATTTCAGTTTCTCCGGCAATATGGATACCGCCATCGCGATCCGCACCCTGGTCGCTCATGATGGTCGCATCCACCTGCAGGCCGGCGCCGGGATCGTCGCTGATTCCGATCCGCAGATGGAATACCAGGAAACCCTGAACAAGGCGATGGGGGTTTTCAAAGCCATTGCCATGGCCCGGGAGGGGCTCGATTGA
- the rplQ gene encoding 50S ribosomal protein L17 has product MRHRKAGRRLGRNSSHRKAMLRNMVTSLLQHEKITTTDARAKELRKLAEKMITLGKRGTLHARRQVLQVIQDKKVVAKLFEQIAPRYQERPGGYTRIIKLGHRSGDNASMSIIELVEEELTIKPKKKKAAKKAEPEVETPAVEETTTEEASTEEVPVEEEAAEEPAAEAGADDDATEEKNKD; this is encoded by the coding sequence ATGCGCCATCGTAAAGCAGGAAGACGCCTCGGTCGCAACAGCAGTCACCGCAAGGCAATGCTTCGCAATATGGTAACCTCGCTGCTTCAGCACGAGAAAATCACCACAACCGATGCCCGTGCCAAGGAACTGCGCAAGCTGGCCGAAAAGATGATTACTCTCGGCAAGCGCGGCACCCTGCACGCCCGTCGCCAGGTCCTGCAGGTGATTCAGGACAAAAAGGTGGTCGCCAAGCTCTTCGAACAGATTGCGCCCCGCTATCAGGAACGTCCCGGCGGCTATACCCGTATCATCAAGCTTGGACATCGCTCGGGAGACAATGCCTCGATGTCGATCATTGAACTGGTCGAAGAGGAACTGACGATCAAGCCGAAAAAGAAGAAGGCTGCCAAGAAGGCGGAACCCGAGGTTGAGACTCCGGCTGTTGAGGAAACCACGACGGAGGAAGCTTCGACCGAGGAGGTCCCTGTCGAGGAAGAAGCCGCTGAGGAGCCCGCGGCTGAAGCCGGCGCCGATGATGACGCGACCGAGGAAAAGAATAAAGACTGA
- a CDS encoding DNA-directed RNA polymerase subunit alpha: protein MYKNWRDLIKPKRLQVEADTLTDTYGKFYAEPFERGFGTTLGNSLRRVLLSSLQGAAISSVRIKGVLHEFSTIPGVTEDVTDVILNLKGVLLKLHGSDSRNVRIVKKGAGEITAADIITDSQVEVLNPDHHIATCSKEADVEIDMVVKLGKGYVPAERNRDEKAPVGTIPIDSLFSPLRKVNFNVTNARVGQITDYDKLTLEVWSDGSVRPDDAVAYAAKILKEQLQIFINFDEEQEPEESEETEESRRINENLYRTVDELELSVRSANCLKNANIRLIGDLVQRSEAEMLKTQNFGRKSLNEIKDILAEMGLGLGMVLENFPDPEYLKILQKQADEE, encoded by the coding sequence ATGTATAAAAACTGGAGAGATCTGATCAAGCCCAAGCGCCTCCAGGTCGAAGCGGATACCCTGACGGACACCTACGGCAAGTTCTACGCCGAGCCTTTTGAGCGCGGATTCGGTACCACTCTCGGCAATTCTCTGCGCCGGGTGTTGCTCTCTTCCCTGCAGGGTGCGGCCATCAGTTCGGTGCGAATCAAGGGTGTTCTCCATGAATTCTCCACCATCCCCGGTGTGACCGAGGATGTCACGGATGTTATTCTCAATCTCAAGGGCGTGTTGCTGAAGCTGCATGGCAGTGACAGCCGCAACGTGCGGATTGTGAAAAAGGGCGCCGGGGAGATTACCGCTGCTGATATCATTACTGATTCGCAGGTCGAGGTTCTCAATCCCGATCATCATATTGCCACCTGTTCCAAGGAGGCTGATGTTGAGATCGATATGGTGGTCAAGCTCGGCAAAGGGTATGTGCCGGCGGAGCGTAACCGCGATGAGAAGGCCCCGGTCGGGACCATTCCGATCGATTCACTTTTTTCGCCGTTGCGCAAGGTCAACTTCAACGTGACCAACGCCCGTGTCGGCCAGATCACCGATTATGACAAGTTGACGCTTGAAGTCTGGTCGGATGGAAGTGTCCGCCCCGATGATGCCGTGGCTTATGCAGCCAAGATCCTTAAGGAGCAGCTGCAGATTTTCATCAATTTCGATGAGGAGCAGGAGCCGGAGGAGAGTGAGGAGACAGAAGAGAGTCGCCGGATCAACGAGAACCTCTACCGGACTGTCGATGAGCTTGAACTCTCGGTGCGCAGCGCCAACTGCCTGAAGAACGCCAATATCCGTCTGATTGGCGACCTGGTTCAGCGCAGTGAAGCCGAAATGTTGAAAACCCAGAATTTCGGCCGCAAGTCCCTCAATGAAATCAAGGATATCCTTGCCGAAATGGGACTTGGCCTGGGAATGGTTCTTGAGAATTTCCCCGATCCGGAATATCTGAAAATTTTGCAGAAGCAGGCTGACGAAGAATAG
- the rpsD gene encoding 30S ribosomal protein S4 produces the protein MARYTGSVCRQCRRENMKLFLKGDRCYTDKCAIERRNYAPGQHGQGRIKVSDYGTQLREKQRVKRTYGLLEKQFRSYFKKADQMKGVTGENLLVLLERRLDSMVYRLGFASSRNEARQLVRHGHFLVNGRKVNIPSYLVRPGDEITLREKSREVVRINEALDGVMRRGVPSWVELDRAGFKGTVKTLPVREEMTTPAFNERLIVELYSK, from the coding sequence TTGGCTAGATATACTGGTTCCGTCTGCCGTCAGTGCCGGCGAGAAAACATGAAACTGTTCCTCAAGGGGGACAGGTGCTATACCGACAAATGCGCTATCGAGAGACGTAATTACGCTCCCGGCCAGCATGGCCAGGGCCGCATCAAGGTCTCCGACTATGGCACTCAGCTGCGCGAGAAGCAGCGGGTTAAACGTACCTACGGTCTGCTGGAGAAGCAGTTCCGGTCCTATTTCAAGAAAGCGGACCAGATGAAAGGCGTCACCGGTGAAAACCTGCTGGTGCTGCTGGAACGCCGTCTTGACAGCATGGTCTATCGCCTCGGGTTTGCTTCGTCGCGCAATGAGGCCCGGCAGTTGGTGCGTCACGGACATTTCCTGGTGAACGGGCGTAAGGTCAATATCCCGTCCTATCTGGTTCGTCCCGGGGACGAGATCACCCTGCGTGAAAAGAGCCGCGAAGTTGTGCGTATCAATGAAGCGCTTGACGGCGTGATGCGACGTGGCGTTCCGTCCTGGGTGGAGCTTGATCGGGCCGGTTTCAAAGGGACGGTCAAGACCCTCCCGGTTCGCGAAGAGATGACGACCCCGGCTTTCAATGAACGCCTGATTGTCGAACTGTACTCCAAATAA
- the rpsK gene encoding 30S ribosomal protein S11 — MAKPGKRTSRKKVEKKNVATGIAHIQATFNNTIVTFTDVAGNVISWATAGGSGFRGSRKSTPFAAQVAAERAAKTAQDHGMRSVEVRVKGPGSGRESALRAISAAGLTVTMIKDVTPIPHNGCRPPKRRRV, encoded by the coding sequence ATGGCTAAGCCAGGGAAGCGTACAAGCAGAAAAAAAGTCGAAAAGAAGAATGTGGCCACGGGTATCGCGCATATCCAGGCGACCTTCAACAACACGATCGTTACCTTTACCGATGTCGCCGGTAACGTTATTTCCTGGGCCACGGCCGGAGGTTCCGGTTTTCGTGGGTCGCGCAAAAGCACTCCTTTTGCCGCTCAGGTTGCTGCCGAACGAGCTGCCAAAACGGCTCAGGACCATGGCATGCGCAGCGTTGAAGTTCGTGTCAAGGGGCCGGGTTCCGGTCGTGAATCCGCTCTGCGTGCGATCTCTGCCGCGGGGTTGACCGTGACCATGATCAAGGACGTTACGCCGATTCCGCACAATGGCTGCCGTCCCCCCAAACGTCGTAGAGTCTAA
- the rpsM gene encoding 30S ribosomal protein S13 yields MARIAGIDLPRNKRIEIALTYIYGIGRSTSQQILNKAGVDPNTRSDDLTESEVGQIRSIIDNDCKVEGDLRRDVTMNIKRLMDLGCYRGLRHRRGLPVRGQKTKTNARTRKGPRKTVAGKKK; encoded by the coding sequence TTGGCACGTATAGCTGGTATTGATTTGCCGAGAAACAAGCGGATTGAAATTGCGCTGACCTACATCTACGGAATCGGACGTTCAACGTCCCAGCAGATTCTCAACAAAGCCGGTGTTGATCCCAACACCCGCTCTGATGATCTGACCGAGAGTGAGGTTGGCCAGATTCGGTCCATCATTGACAATGACTGTAAGGTCGAAGGCGATCTGAGGCGTGATGTGACCATGAACATCAAGCGTCTCATGGACCTCGGTTGCTATCGGGGCCTGCGTCATCGCCGAGGTCTGCCGGTGCGCGGTCAGAAAACCAAGACCAATGCCCGGACCCGCAAGGGACCGCGCAAAACTGTCGCCGGTAAGAAGAAATAA
- the rpmJ gene encoding 50S ribosomal protein L36 → MKVRASVKKICDKCKVIKRKGVVRIICENPKHKQRQG, encoded by the coding sequence ATGAAAGTTCGAGCTTCGGTCAAAAAAATCTGCGACAAATGCAAGGTCATCAAGCGCAAGGGTGTGGTTCGCATCATTTGCGAAAACCCCAAGCATAAGCAGAGACAGGGCTAA
- the map gene encoding type I methionyl aminopeptidase produces the protein MIVLKSRQEIDRMRVAGQMVGEILALLKERIQPGVTTGELDCLAEKECRKRKALPAFKGYGGFPFSICASPNNKVVHGFPDDVPLQEGDILSIDFGVLYKGYYGDSAMTVPVGKVSAHRQRLLEVTARSLDAGISQALVEQRLGDISHAVQATVEPLGFSVVREFVGHGIGQKLHESPQVPNFGRPHQGPKLKEGMVLAIEPMINAGKPGVSVLEDGWTAVTIDGADSAHFEHTVAITANGPEILTRV, from the coding sequence TTGATTGTTCTGAAGTCGAGGCAGGAAATCGACCGGATGCGTGTTGCCGGGCAGATGGTCGGAGAAATACTCGCACTGCTTAAAGAACGGATTCAGCCGGGAGTGACCACCGGCGAGCTTGATTGTCTCGCTGAGAAAGAATGCCGGAAAAGGAAGGCCTTGCCAGCCTTTAAGGGTTATGGCGGTTTTCCTTTTTCGATTTGTGCATCGCCCAATAATAAAGTCGTGCATGGGTTCCCTGATGATGTTCCGTTGCAGGAAGGGGATATCCTCAGTATCGACTTCGGGGTGCTTTACAAGGGTTATTACGGTGACTCGGCGATGACTGTGCCGGTTGGGAAGGTCAGTGCGCATCGCCAACGATTGCTGGAGGTGACCGCGCGATCCCTTGATGCCGGGATCAGTCAGGCGTTGGTTGAACAGCGATTGGGAGATATCTCCCATGCCGTTCAGGCCACTGTAGAGCCGCTGGGATTCAGCGTTGTCCGTGAATTTGTCGGCCACGGAATCGGGCAGAAACTGCATGAGTCGCCGCAGGTACCCAACTTCGGCCGTCCCCACCAGGGGCCAAAGCTCAAGGAGGGGATGGTGCTGGCGATCGAACCGATGATCAATGCCGGGAAACCCGGTGTCAGCGTGCTTGAGGACGGCTGGACCGCGGTGACCATCGATGGTGCTGATTCGGCCCACTTTGAACATACCGTGGCCATTACGGCCAATGGGCCGGAAATATTGACCCGGGTCTGA
- a CDS encoding adenylate kinase translates to MNLILLGPPGAGKGTQAKLLIEHFGIPQISTGDMLRAAVKAGTEMGLKAKACMDSGALVPDEVVIGIVRDRLQEADCGKGFILDGFPRTVPQADALKSTLAELGKELQAVISLEVDIEALVERLTGRRTCRSCGKGFHLRFDPPGTAGVCDACGGELYQRDDDREETIRNRMKVYQEQTAPLVSYYQRDGLLAAIDGMQDIAVVQSDIRAALLEG, encoded by the coding sequence GTGAATCTGATATTGCTCGGCCCTCCCGGGGCCGGAAAAGGCACCCAGGCGAAACTGCTGATCGAGCACTTCGGTATTCCGCAGATTTCGACCGGTGATATGTTGCGCGCCGCCGTCAAGGCGGGTACCGAGATGGGACTCAAGGCCAAGGCGTGCATGGATTCAGGCGCACTGGTTCCTGATGAGGTTGTTATCGGAATTGTTCGGGACCGACTCCAGGAAGCGGACTGTGGAAAGGGTTTTATTCTGGATGGTTTCCCTCGTACCGTTCCGCAGGCTGATGCTTTGAAGAGCACTCTGGCTGAACTGGGCAAGGAACTGCAGGCGGTCATCTCGCTTGAGGTCGACATCGAGGCATTGGTTGAACGTCTGACCGGACGTCGTACCTGTCGCAGCTGTGGAAAGGGTTTCCATCTCCGTTTCGACCCACCCGGGACCGCCGGTGTTTGTGATGCCTGCGGAGGCGAATTGTATCAGCGGGATGATGACCGCGAAGAGACGATTCGTAATCGAATGAAGGTTTATCAGGAACAGACCGCACCATTGGTTTCTTATTACCAGCGGGATGGTTTGTTGGCGGCGATTGACGGAATGCAGGATATCGCTGTCGTTCAGTCAGATATTCGCGCCGCTCTTCTGGAAGGCTGA